A window of the Streptomyces formicae genome harbors these coding sequences:
- the iolD gene encoding 3D-(3,5/4)-trihydroxycyclohexane-1,2-dione acylhydrolase (decyclizing), translated as MSKGPGAGSGAGSSTGSSTGSSTEPSRGPSARASRGPSPGTSRGTGTRRLTTAQALIAFLVRQYTERDGRRQRLIGATWGIFGHGNVAGIGQALLESGPDMPYFQGRNEQAMVHAAVGYARQSGRLSTHAVTTSIGPGATNLVTGAALATINRLPVLLLPGDTFAGRPADPVLQQLEVPCAGDVSVNDCLRPVSKYFDRITRPEALVPAALAAVRVLTDPADTGAVTLALPQDVQAEAYDWPEEFFAERVWYVRRPQPDREELAAAVRAVRSARRPLIIAGGGVHHSGAESALKSFADATGIPVASTQAGKGALCHDHPADIGGIGHTGTAVADELARAADLVIGVGTRYTDFTTASGTLFTHPDVRFVNLNITAFDAHKLAALPLVADARAGLEALATGLRGHHVEHGYEVAYTDGKERWEQRVEAAFAAPDEDGRPTQPQVVGALDAVVGDDDILINAAGSLPGDLHKLWRARSHDQYHVEYGYSCMGYEIPAAIGVAMAAPGRPVWALVGDGTYLMNPTEIVTAVQENIPIKVVILQNHGYASIGGLSESVGGERFGTAYRYREAGGTYTGAPLPVDLAANAASLGMRVIRAKTVRDLREALADARAAEGPTCVYTETETADTVSGAPPAQAWWDVPVAETATRPSAVEARGEYDRQVAARRRHL; from the coding sequence ATGAGCAAGGGACCGGGCGCGGGATCGGGCGCGGGTTCGAGCACGGGATCGAGCACGGGATCGAGCACGGAGCCGAGCAGGGGTCCCAGCGCGAGGGCGAGCAGGGGTCCGAGCCCGGGGACGAGCAGAGGGACCGGCACGCGCCGCCTCACCACCGCACAGGCCCTGATCGCCTTCCTCGTCCGCCAGTACACCGAGCGCGACGGCCGTCGGCAGCGGCTGATCGGCGCGACCTGGGGCATCTTCGGCCACGGAAACGTCGCCGGGATCGGCCAGGCACTGCTGGAGAGCGGCCCCGACATGCCGTACTTCCAAGGGCGCAACGAACAGGCGATGGTCCACGCGGCCGTCGGCTACGCCCGCCAGTCCGGCCGTCTCTCCACCCACGCCGTCACCACCTCCATCGGCCCCGGCGCCACCAACCTCGTCACCGGCGCCGCCCTCGCCACCATCAACCGGCTCCCCGTCCTCCTCCTCCCCGGCGACACCTTCGCGGGCCGCCCCGCCGACCCGGTCCTCCAGCAGCTCGAAGTCCCCTGCGCGGGGGACGTCTCCGTCAACGACTGCCTGCGCCCGGTGTCGAAGTACTTCGACCGGATCACCCGCCCCGAAGCCCTCGTCCCGGCCGCCCTCGCCGCCGTGCGGGTGCTCACCGACCCCGCCGACACCGGCGCGGTCACGCTCGCGCTCCCGCAGGACGTGCAGGCGGAGGCGTACGACTGGCCGGAGGAGTTCTTCGCCGAGCGCGTCTGGTACGTACGCAGGCCGCAGCCCGACCGGGAGGAGCTGGCCGCGGCGGTGCGGGCGGTGCGGTCGGCCCGGCGGCCCCTGATCATCGCGGGCGGCGGTGTGCACCACAGCGGTGCGGAGTCCGCGCTGAAGTCCTTCGCCGACGCGACCGGTATCCCCGTCGCCTCGACCCAGGCGGGCAAGGGCGCCCTGTGCCATGACCATCCCGCGGACATCGGGGGCATCGGCCACACCGGCACCGCGGTCGCTGACGAGCTCGCCCGGGCCGCAGATCTGGTCATCGGCGTCGGCACGCGCTACACCGACTTCACCACCGCGTCCGGCACCCTCTTCACCCACCCCGACGTCCGCTTCGTCAACCTCAACATCACCGCCTTCGACGCCCACAAGCTCGCCGCGCTCCCCCTGGTCGCCGACGCCCGGGCCGGCCTCGAAGCCCTCGCCACGGGGCTCCGCGGCCACCACGTGGAGCACGGCTACGAGGTGGCGTACACGGACGGCAAGGAGCGCTGGGAGCAGCGGGTCGAGGCGGCGTTCGCGGCGCCCGACGAGGACGGACGCCCCACCCAGCCGCAGGTCGTCGGCGCACTCGACGCGGTGGTCGGCGACGACGACATCCTGATCAACGCCGCGGGCTCGCTCCCAGGCGATCTCCACAAGCTGTGGCGGGCCCGCTCCCACGACCAGTACCACGTCGAGTACGGGTACTCCTGCATGGGCTACGAGATCCCGGCGGCGATCGGCGTCGCGATGGCCGCGCCCGGCCGTCCCGTGTGGGCGCTGGTCGGCGACGGGACGTATCTGATGAATCCCACCGAAATCGTCACGGCGGTGCAGGAGAACATCCCGATCAAGGTGGTCATCCTCCAGAACCACGGATACGCGTCGATCGGCGGTCTGTCCGAGTCGGTCGGCGGCGAGCGGTTCGGCACGGCCTACCGCTACCGGGAGGCCGGGGGCACGTACACAGGAGCCCCGCTGCCGGTCGACCTCGCGGCCAACGCCGCGTCCCTCGGGATGCGCGTGATCCGCGCCAAGACCGTGCGTGACCTGCGCGAAGCCCTCGCCGATGCGCGCGCGGCGGAGGGCCCCACATGTGTCTACACCGAGACCGAAACGGCAGACACTGTGTCGGGCGCGCCCCCGGCGCAGGCGTGGTGGGATGTTCCTGTGGCCGAGACCGCGACCCGCCCGTCGGCGGTCGAGGCACGGGGGGAGTACGACCGGCAAGTCGCAGCCCGACGCCGCCATCTCTGA
- a CDS encoding alpha/beta fold hydrolase, which translates to MKIRLPGRAAVSRRRGRWLAGLAALAVLAGAGTWTAAASDEMPAVHREDQALTMPGARIDTSYFTSGGGTGRRPAVLLAHGFGGSKESVRAQAEGLARDGYAVMTWSARGFGASSGQIGLNDPAHEVKDVSRLIDWLAERPEVRLDAAGDPRVGVSGASYGGAISLLAAGHDSRVDAIAPEVTYWNLADALFPDGVFKKLWAGIFFTTGSASTGGPMGAAPDRNAAGGPEASACGRFQPTLCAMYERVATSGKPDAEARALLEARSPSAVADRIKVPALIVQGQSDSLFPLSHADAMAEAIKGNGAPVAVDWIAGGHDGGDLEAERVQGRVSAWFDRYLNGNEAAGTGPAFRVSRAGGVDSTDGQATLRGATAAAYPGLRAGGRTVELTGRTQSFRNPAGANPPGISAVPGVGGGLSQLSSLGLGLSLDFPGQYARFDSRPLDAPMRITGSPTVRVTVASDSGEAVLFGKVYDVGPDGRGQVLPAQLVAPVRVEGATTARTVELTLPAVDHEIEAGHRLGLVLAATDLGYASPADPAAYTVGLAGPLTVPTAPAVTTQAAALPWWVWGLPAAGAAVAAALLLTARRRTIAPAPDPELADVPLQITGLTKRYAKSGDRYAVQDLSFRVEKGQVLGLLGPNGAGKTTTLRMLMGLITPDDGEIRVFGHAVRPGAPVLSRVGAFVEGAGFLPHLSGRENLELYWRATGRPAEDSHIEEALEIAGLGDALARAVRTYSQGMRQRLAIAQAMLGLPDLLILDEPTNGLDPPQIREMRDVMIRYAAGGRTVIVSSHLLSEVEQSCTDLVVMDRGRLVQAGRVAEITGAGETLLVTTAGEVSEPLVEKVGALPGIGSAVRTGDGGGLLVRLDGATASALVAELVRLDVPVTGVGPHRRLEDAFLTLIGGETGGATS; encoded by the coding sequence ATGAAGATCCGACTTCCTGGGCGGGCCGCCGTGTCCCGGCGCCGCGGGCGATGGCTCGCGGGCCTCGCCGCGCTCGCCGTGCTCGCCGGCGCCGGCACCTGGACGGCCGCCGCTTCGGACGAGATGCCCGCGGTGCACCGCGAGGACCAGGCGCTGACGATGCCCGGGGCGCGGATCGACACCTCGTACTTCACCTCCGGCGGGGGCACCGGGCGCCGGCCGGCCGTGCTCCTCGCCCACGGCTTCGGCGGCAGCAAGGAGTCGGTCCGCGCCCAGGCGGAAGGGCTTGCGCGCGACGGGTACGCGGTCATGACGTGGTCCGCACGCGGCTTCGGCGCGTCGAGCGGGCAGATCGGCCTCAACGACCCCGCCCATGAGGTCAAGGACGTCAGCCGGCTCATCGACTGGCTGGCCGAGCGCCCGGAGGTACGGCTGGACGCGGCCGGCGATCCGCGCGTGGGCGTGAGCGGCGCGTCGTACGGCGGCGCGATCTCCCTGCTCGCGGCGGGCCACGACAGCCGGGTCGACGCGATCGCCCCCGAGGTCACGTACTGGAACCTCGCGGACGCGCTCTTCCCGGACGGGGTCTTCAAGAAGCTCTGGGCCGGGATCTTCTTCACGACCGGTTCGGCGAGCACCGGCGGACCCATGGGCGCGGCCCCGGACCGGAACGCCGCGGGCGGGCCCGAAGCATCCGCCTGCGGGCGGTTCCAGCCCACCCTCTGTGCCATGTACGAGCGCGTCGCCACCAGCGGCAAGCCCGACGCCGAGGCCCGCGCGCTGCTGGAGGCACGTAGCCCGTCCGCCGTCGCCGACCGCATCAAGGTGCCCGCGCTGATCGTGCAGGGGCAGTCCGACTCGCTCTTCCCGCTCTCGCACGCTGACGCGATGGCCGAGGCGATCAAGGGCAACGGCGCGCCCGTCGCCGTGGACTGGATCGCGGGCGGCCACGACGGCGGAGACCTGGAGGCCGAGCGGGTCCAGGGCCGGGTCTCCGCCTGGTTCGACCGCTATCTGAACGGGAACGAGGCAGCAGGGACCGGCCCCGCGTTCCGGGTCAGCAGAGCCGGAGGCGTCGACTCCACCGACGGCCAGGCCACGCTGCGCGGCGCGACCGCGGCCGCCTACCCGGGGCTGCGCGCGGGCGGACGTACCGTCGAACTCACCGGCCGGACGCAGTCCTTCCGCAACCCGGCGGGCGCGAACCCGCCCGGGATCTCCGCCGTGCCCGGCGTCGGCGGCGGGCTCTCCCAGCTCTCCTCGCTCGGGCTCGGCCTCTCCCTCGACTTCCCCGGCCAGTACGCCCGCTTCGACTCCCGGCCGCTGGACGCGCCGATGCGGATCACCGGCTCGCCCACCGTCCGCGTCACCGTGGCCTCCGACAGCGGCGAAGCGGTCCTCTTCGGCAAGGTGTACGACGTCGGGCCCGACGGCCGAGGGCAGGTGCTGCCCGCCCAGCTCGTCGCCCCCGTCCGGGTCGAGGGCGCCACGACCGCCAGGACCGTCGAACTGACCCTGCCCGCCGTGGACCACGAGATCGAGGCAGGCCACCGGCTCGGCCTCGTCCTCGCCGCCACCGACCTCGGCTACGCATCCCCGGCCGACCCCGCCGCCTACACCGTCGGCCTCGCCGGACCGCTGACGGTCCCGACCGCACCCGCCGTCACCACCCAGGCGGCCGCACTCCCCTGGTGGGTGTGGGGCCTGCCCGCGGCCGGTGCCGCGGTCGCCGCCGCGCTGCTGCTCACCGCCCGCCGGCGCACCATCGCTCCCGCGCCCGACCCGGAACTCGCCGACGTGCCCCTCCAGATCACCGGGCTGACCAAGCGGTATGCGAAGTCCGGCGACCGGTACGCCGTGCAGGACCTGTCCTTCCGCGTCGAGAAGGGCCAGGTGCTCGGGCTCCTCGGCCCGAACGGCGCGGGCAAGACCACGACCCTGCGCATGCTGATGGGCCTGATCACTCCCGACGACGGCGAGATCCGGGTCTTCGGACACGCCGTAAGGCCGGGCGCGCCCGTCCTCTCCCGGGTCGGCGCGTTCGTCGAGGGCGCGGGCTTCCTGCCGCATCTGTCGGGGCGCGAGAACCTCGAACTGTACTGGCGGGCCACCGGCCGCCCCGCCGAGGACTCCCACATCGAAGAAGCCCTGGAGATCGCCGGCCTCGGTGACGCCCTCGCCCGCGCGGTCCGCACGTACTCGCAGGGCATGCGCCAGCGCCTCGCCATCGCGCAGGCCATGCTCGGACTGCCGGACCTGCTCATCCTCGACGAGCCGACCAACGGACTCGACCCGCCGCAGATCCGCGAGATGCGGGACGTGATGATCCGGTACGCGGCCGGGGGCCGGACCGTCATCGTCTCCAGCCACCTCCTCTCGGAGGTCGAGCAGTCCTGCACCGATCTGGTGGTCATGGACCGCGGGCGGCTCGTGCAGGCCGGCCGCGTCGCGGAGATCACCGGCGCGGGCGAGACGCTGCTGGTGACGACCGCGGGCGAGGTGTCGGAGCCGCTGGTGGAGAAGGTCGGGGCCCTGCCCGGGATCGGCTCCGCCGTGCGCACCGGCGACGGAGGCGGCCTGCTCGTCCGGCTGGACGGCGCAACCGCGTCCGCGCTCGTCGCCGAACTCGTGCGGCTGGACGTGCCGGTGACCGGCGTCGGCCCGCACCGGCGCCTGGAGGACGCGTTCCTCACCCTCATCGGAGGAGAGACCGGAGGAGCAACCTCATGA
- a CDS encoding DinB family protein gives MSDSDFTGFRGTEFERADMTGARFTTVSLNGATFRACEFNRVVMRGVEMVDVTIDGEIRKLVVNGVDVAPLVEAELDCRHPDRIRFRPTAPEGFREAWDLNERLWESTVARARLLPPGMLHESVDGEWSFIQTLRHLAFVTESWVGRCILGDPSPWHPLSLPWDQMHPRPGVPHDRDARPALAETLALRLKAMAMMRRVVDGLTDEQLDRRTEPLTGPGWPDEGETFPLRECLLILLNEEWWHRMYAERDLAVLEERG, from the coding sequence ATGAGCGACAGCGACTTCACCGGTTTCCGCGGTACGGAGTTCGAGCGCGCGGACATGACCGGGGCGCGCTTCACCACGGTGAGCCTGAACGGGGCGACGTTCCGGGCGTGTGAGTTCAACAGGGTCGTGATGCGCGGCGTCGAGATGGTCGACGTCACCATCGACGGCGAGATCCGGAAGCTCGTCGTCAACGGGGTCGACGTCGCGCCGTTGGTGGAGGCCGAGCTGGACTGCCGGCACCCCGACCGCATCAGGTTCCGGCCGACCGCCCCCGAGGGTTTCCGGGAGGCCTGGGACCTCAACGAGCGGCTGTGGGAGTCGACCGTCGCACGGGCGCGCCTGCTGCCCCCGGGCATGCTGCACGAGTCGGTCGACGGCGAGTGGTCGTTCATCCAGACCCTGCGCCACCTGGCGTTCGTGACCGAGTCGTGGGTCGGCCGCTGCATCCTGGGCGATCCCAGCCCGTGGCACCCGCTGTCCCTGCCGTGGGACCAGATGCATCCCCGGCCGGGAGTGCCGCACGATCGTGACGCGCGTCCGGCGCTCGCAGAGACGCTCGCCTTGCGGCTGAAGGCGATGGCGATGATGCGGCGCGTGGTCGACGGCCTGACCGACGAGCAGCTCGACCGTCGGACCGAGCCCCTCACGGGTCCCGGCTGGCCGGACGAGGGTGAGACCTTCCCACTCCGCGAATGCCTGCTGATCCTCCTCAACGAGGAGTGGTGGCACCGCATGTACGCCGAGCGCGACTTGGCCGTCCTCGAGGAGCGGGGCTGA
- a CDS encoding CoA-acylating methylmalonate-semialdehyde dehydrogenase produces the protein MTKTVNHWIGGKTVEGASGNWGPVTDPATGAVTTQVALASVDEVDAAVAAAKSAFETWGTSSLAQRTTILFRFRALLDANRDAIAELITAEHGKVHSDALGEVARGLEIVDLACGITTQLKGELSTQVSNRVDVAAIRQPVGVVAGITPFNFPAMVPMWMFPLAIACGNTFILKPSEKDPSASLKLAELLAEAGLPDGVFNVVHGDKVAVDRLLEHPDVSAVSFVGSTPIAKHIHSTASANGKRVQALGGAKNHMLVLPDADLDAAADAAVSAAYGSAGERCMAISAVVAVGAIGDQLVDKIRERAEKIKIGPGNDPASEMGPLITKVHRDKVASYVHGAADQGADVVLDGTGYTVDGFEDGHWIGLSLLDKVSTDSDAYRDEIFGPVLCVLRAETYEEGVALINASPFGNGTAIFTRDGGAARRFQMEIQAGMVGVNVPIPVPVGYHSFGGWKDSLFGDLHIYGNDGVQFYTRGKVVTTRWPDPSDAPAGVDLGFPRNH, from the coding sequence ATGACGAAGACCGTCAACCACTGGATCGGTGGCAAGACCGTCGAGGGCGCGTCCGGCAACTGGGGCCCGGTCACCGACCCGGCGACCGGGGCCGTGACCACGCAGGTCGCGCTCGCCTCCGTCGACGAGGTCGACGCGGCGGTCGCCGCCGCGAAGTCCGCGTTCGAGACCTGGGGCACGTCGTCCCTCGCCCAGCGCACCACGATCCTCTTCCGCTTCCGTGCGCTGCTGGACGCCAACCGTGACGCGATCGCCGAGCTGATCACCGCCGAGCACGGCAAGGTCCACTCGGATGCGCTCGGTGAGGTGGCCCGCGGTCTGGAGATCGTGGACCTGGCCTGCGGTATCACCACCCAGCTGAAGGGCGAGCTGTCCACCCAGGTGTCGAACCGGGTGGACGTGGCCGCGATCCGCCAGCCGGTCGGTGTCGTCGCGGGCATCACGCCGTTCAACTTCCCGGCGATGGTGCCGATGTGGATGTTCCCGCTCGCCATCGCCTGCGGAAACACCTTCATCCTCAAGCCGAGCGAGAAGGACCCGTCGGCGTCGCTGAAGCTCGCCGAGCTGCTCGCCGAGGCGGGCCTGCCCGACGGCGTCTTCAACGTGGTGCACGGTGACAAGGTCGCGGTGGACCGGCTCCTGGAGCACCCGGACGTCTCGGCGGTGTCCTTCGTCGGCTCGACGCCGATCGCGAAGCACATCCACAGCACCGCGTCCGCCAACGGCAAGCGGGTCCAGGCGCTCGGCGGCGCCAAGAACCACATGCTGGTACTGCCGGACGCGGACCTGGACGCGGCCGCGGACGCCGCCGTCTCCGCCGCGTACGGCTCCGCCGGCGAGCGCTGCATGGCGATCTCGGCGGTCGTCGCCGTCGGCGCGATCGGCGACCAGCTCGTGGACAAGATCCGCGAGCGCGCCGAGAAGATCAAGATCGGCCCCGGCAACGACCCGGCCTCCGAGATGGGTCCGCTCATCACCAAGGTCCACCGCGACAAGGTCGCCTCCTACGTCCACGGCGCGGCCGACCAGGGCGCCGACGTCGTCCTCGACGGCACGGGCTACACGGTGGACGGCTTCGAGGACGGCCACTGGATCGGCCTGTCCCTGCTCGACAAGGTCTCCACCGACTCCGACGCATACCGGGACGAGATCTTCGGCCCCGTGCTGTGCGTGCTGCGCGCCGAGACCTACGAGGAGGGGGTCGCGCTCATCAACGCCTCGCCGTTCGGCAACGGCACCGCGATCTTCACCCGCGACGGCGGCGCCGCCCGCCGCTTCCAGATGGAGATCCAGGCCGGCATGGTCGGTGTGAACGTGCCGATCCCGGTCCCGGTGGGCTACCACTCCTTCGGCGGCTGGAAGGACTCGCTCTTCGGCGACTTGCACATCTACGGCAACGACGGCGTGCAGTTCTACACCCGGGGCAAGGTCGTCACCACCCGCTGGCCCGACCCCTCCGATGCCCCCGCCGGCGTCGACCTCGGCTTCCCCCGCAACCACTGA
- a CDS encoding DUF1905 domain-containing protein — protein MDLVFTGRVIEWRGPSPYHFVRVPDEESADIREVAAMATYGWGAIPVRARVGEVVFHTSLFPKDGGYLLPLKDAVRRPQGLSTGNDVTVAMTIRL, from the coding sequence ATGGATCTCGTCTTCACCGGCCGCGTGATCGAATGGCGCGGGCCGTCTCCGTACCACTTCGTCCGCGTGCCCGACGAGGAGTCCGCCGACATCCGCGAGGTGGCTGCGATGGCTACGTACGGCTGGGGCGCAATCCCAGTCCGGGCTCGGGTCGGCGAGGTCGTGTTCCATACGTCGCTCTTCCCCAAGGACGGCGGCTACCTGCTGCCGCTCAAGGACGCCGTGCGCAGGCCGCAGGGCCTCTCGACAGGGAATGACGTGACCGTGGCGATGACCATCCGTCTGTAG
- a CDS encoding S8 family peptidase: MGALLPAVALAAGLQFAVTPTAQSASLGDLRLAPTATAIEHSWIVVLKDGSTRATDLAADQGVTPKHTFRSVLKGFSASMSKAKAERLAADPRVAYVEQNSVVRVNDTQANPTWGLDRVDQRDLPLSSTYTYDTAASNVNAYIIDTGIRTSHSEFGGRASVGFDTVGDGQNGQDCQGHGTHVAGTVGGRTYGVAKGVKLIAVRVLGCDGSGTTDGVIAGVDWVTANAAKPAVANMSLGGTASTALDDAVKKSIAAGVSYSIAAGNGILIGIPAKACNYSPARVPEAITVGATDNTDRRASFSNYGSCLDVFAPGVDITSAWMGSDSATNTISGTSMATPHTAGVAALYLADNPSATPAQVRDALVNNATNGKVTNPLSGSPNKLLHSLF, translated from the coding sequence ATGGGCGCGCTGCTCCCCGCAGTCGCCCTCGCGGCCGGTCTCCAGTTCGCCGTCACCCCCACCGCGCAGAGCGCGTCACTCGGCGATCTCCGTCTCGCCCCCACTGCAACCGCTATAGAGCACAGCTGGATCGTCGTCCTCAAGGACGGCAGTACCCGTGCCACCGATCTCGCCGCAGACCAGGGCGTGACTCCCAAGCACACCTTCCGCTCGGTCCTCAAGGGCTTCTCCGCGTCGATGTCGAAGGCGAAGGCCGAGCGACTCGCGGCAGACCCGCGCGTCGCGTACGTCGAGCAGAACAGCGTCGTCCGGGTAAACGACACCCAGGCGAACCCGACCTGGGGCCTCGACCGCGTCGACCAGCGCGATCTGCCGCTGTCGTCGACGTACACGTACGACACCGCCGCGTCGAACGTGAACGCGTACATCATCGACACCGGCATCCGCACCTCGCACAGCGAGTTCGGCGGCCGAGCGAGCGTCGGCTTCGACACCGTCGGTGACGGCCAGAACGGTCAGGACTGCCAGGGCCACGGCACCCATGTCGCGGGCACGGTCGGCGGCAGGACGTACGGCGTCGCCAAGGGCGTCAAGCTCATCGCCGTGCGCGTGCTCGGCTGCGACGGCTCCGGTACGACGGACGGCGTCATCGCCGGCGTCGACTGGGTGACGGCCAACGCCGCCAAGCCCGCCGTCGCCAACATGAGCCTGGGCGGCACGGCCAGCACCGCCCTGGACGACGCGGTGAAGAAGTCCATCGCGGCGGGTGTCAGCTACTCGATCGCGGCGGGCAACGGGATCCTCATCGGCATCCCCGCGAAAGCCTGCAACTACTCGCCGGCCCGCGTCCCCGAGGCGATCACGGTCGGCGCGACGGACAACACCGACCGGCGCGCGTCGTTCTCCAACTACGGCAGCTGCCTGGACGTCTTCGCCCCGGGCGTGGACATCACGTCGGCGTGGATGGGCAGCGACAGCGCGACGAACACCATCTCCGGTACGTCGATGGCCACCCCGCACACCGCGGGCGTCGCCGCGCTCTACCTGGCGGACAACCCCTCGGCCACCCCGGCCCAGGTCCGTGACGCCCTGGTGAACAACGCGACGAACGGCAAGGTCACGAACCCGCTCTCGGGATCCCCGAACAAGCTGCTCCACTCGCTGTTCTGA
- a CDS encoding ABC transporter permease gives MSTVTVAHGYRARHTLPLRVEAVRQLKRRRTLVMGAILAVLPFVLIVAFAIGGTPGGSDGGGGGGGGSRINLMDTATASGANFAATCLFVSAGFLLVVPVALFCGDTVASEASWSSLRYLLAAPVPRARLLWSKLAVALGFSAAAMLLLPLVALAAGTVAYGWGPLELPAGGALAAADTLPRLGLVVAFIFVSQLVTAGLAFWLSTRTDAPLGAVGGAVGLTIIGNVLDAVTALGTWREYLPAHWQFAWADALQPQLEWGGMLKGAAVSVTYALILFALAFRGFARKDIVS, from the coding sequence ATGAGTACGGTGACTGTGGCCCACGGCTACCGGGCGCGGCACACGCTGCCGCTGCGCGTCGAGGCCGTACGCCAGCTCAAGCGGCGGCGGACGCTGGTGATGGGCGCGATCCTGGCCGTACTGCCGTTCGTGCTGATCGTGGCCTTCGCGATCGGCGGCACACCGGGCGGAAGCGACGGGGGCGGCGGGGGAGGCGGCGGCAGCCGCATCAACCTGATGGACACGGCGACCGCGTCCGGTGCGAACTTCGCCGCCACCTGCCTCTTCGTGTCGGCCGGGTTCCTGCTGGTGGTGCCGGTGGCGCTGTTCTGCGGGGACACCGTGGCGTCCGAGGCGAGCTGGTCGTCGCTGCGCTACCTGCTGGCCGCACCGGTCCCGCGAGCCCGGTTGCTGTGGTCGAAGCTGGCCGTGGCGCTCGGCTTCAGCGCCGCGGCGATGCTGCTGCTGCCGCTGGTCGCCCTCGCGGCGGGCACGGTGGCCTACGGCTGGGGGCCGCTGGAGCTGCCTGCCGGAGGGGCCCTGGCGGCCGCGGACACCCTGCCGCGGCTCGGCCTGGTCGTCGCGTTCATCTTCGTCTCCCAGCTCGTCACCGCCGGGCTGGCGTTCTGGCTGTCGACCAGGACCGACGCACCGCTGGGCGCGGTCGGCGGCGCCGTCGGGCTGACCATCATCGGCAACGTCCTGGACGCGGTGACGGCGCTCGGCACCTGGCGCGAGTACCTGCCCGCGCACTGGCAGTTCGCCTGGGCGGACGCACTCCAGCCGCAACTGGAGTGGGGCGGGATGCTGAAGGGGGCGGCTGTGTCGGTCACCTACGCGCTGATCCTCTTCGCCCTCGCCTTCCGTGGCTTCGCCCGCAAGGACATCGTGTCGTAA
- the iolB gene encoding 5-deoxy-glucuronate isomerase yields MDDHRHLRAGTASDGPYTLDIDPKTAGWGYSALRILELRPGGSHLLSAGDSEWIVLPLSGGCTVQSDGEVIELLGRESVFAGVTDFAYVPRDAHAQIASGAGGRFALAGAKCERRLPARYGPAPEVPVEHRGTGSCARRVNNFAAAGTFDCDRLIAVEVFTPGGNWSSYPPHKHDEHRPGEETRLEEIYYFEIDGDHGFGYQRVSPSRPGGTDLLAEVRSGDAVLVPDGWHGPSIAAPGHDMYYLNVMAGPGPEREWRICFHPDHTEGYR; encoded by the coding sequence ATGGACGACCACAGGCATCTACGGGCGGGCACGGCTTCGGACGGGCCGTACACGCTCGACATCGACCCCAAGACGGCCGGCTGGGGCTACTCGGCGCTCCGGATTCTGGAGCTGCGCCCGGGCGGCTCGCATCTGCTGAGCGCCGGCGACAGCGAGTGGATCGTGCTTCCGCTCAGCGGCGGCTGTACGGTGCAGAGCGACGGCGAGGTCATCGAACTGCTGGGCAGGGAAAGCGTGTTCGCCGGAGTCACCGACTTCGCGTACGTCCCGCGCGACGCCCACGCACAGATCGCCTCCGGCGCAGGAGGCCGCTTCGCCCTGGCAGGAGCGAAGTGCGAGCGACGACTCCCCGCTCGCTACGGCCCCGCGCCGGAGGTCCCGGTCGAGCACCGCGGCACGGGCAGCTGCGCCCGCCGGGTGAACAACTTCGCCGCCGCCGGCACCTTCGACTGCGACCGCCTCATCGCCGTCGAGGTGTTCACGCCCGGCGGCAACTGGTCGTCGTACCCGCCGCACAAGCACGACGAGCACCGGCCCGGCGAGGAGACCAGGCTGGAGGAGATCTACTACTTCGAGATCGACGGCGACCACGGCTTCGGCTACCAGCGAGTCTCGCCGTCCCGCCCCGGCGGTACCGACCTGCTCGCCGAGGTCCGCAGCGGAGACGCCGTCCTCGTCCCGGACGGCTGGCACGGCCCGTCCATCGCCGCGCCCGGCCACGACATGTACTACCTGAACGTCATGGCGGGTCCGGGCCCCGAGCGGGAATGGCGCATCTGCTTCCACCCCGACCACACGGAGGGCTACCGATGA